Below is a genomic region from Candidatus Aenigmatarchaeota archaeon.
GAGGATTGGCCCTGGCTACTATGAGCTTATTGTTTCAGATGCAGATGAAGGCGACACAATCGTGTTTAAGATTGGCTCAGTTGAAGCGCAGGAGGGGGCTGTTTTTTCTGATGGCTCTCACGAGCAGCTTGACCTGACGCTTGCTGGCCCCGCGTGTGGCGACACACTATGCAACGGAGAGGAGTCTTCTTCCACCTGCCCTGAAGATTGCCCTCCAGCCCAGACCACTTCCTCGAGCAGTTCCAGCCATTCATCAAGCTCGTCTATAACCCCTTCTTCTTCATCAAGCTCGGATGATGTCGAGGGGCTTGAGTGGGTTACGGTAAATAAAACAGAAAAATGCAGCGAGAACTGGACTTGTGAGGACTGGTCAGAGTGCATAAATGGTTTCCAGACCAGGGTTTGCATAGACCTTAATGATTGCTCCACATTTGATGATATGCCTCCAGTGTCACAGGAGTGTGATTTCTCGTCGGTTGAAGTTACCTGCGGTGACGGCATATGCAGCCCCGGGGAAATATGCGAAGCAGACTGCGCGCCTAAGACAGAGAGCCCAAGCGAGAATGGTGACGACTTGCTTACCAATATATTTACAGGAAGGTTCCTTACAAGCCCTACCGGGATAGGTATTGGGATTTTGCTCCTGCTTTTGATTGGCTTGGGATATTACTTTTTTATCTACAGGAAGAAAAAGAAAACTGCAGAATAAGGGTTGTTTTGCCTCTGCGGGGAATTTCGCTTCAACCCCCTGCCTTAGGGTTATTTGAGGGCTGTTTTTTCGAACCCCGGATCACCTCCTAGCTGCCATTTGATTCCAAGAAATTTTTTCTTGGGGTTGTCAGACCTTTAGCCAATTAAGCTGAAGGGATGACCGCAGGGAAGCATGTTATCCACTACACTACAGAGGCATAAATTTATTGCCTGAAAATTGATTAAACGTGCAAATTCAGCTCGCTTGACTGTTTGCAAGGCCCGCAAGAGGGTCAGTAGGGGTGTTTTCGCTTTCAGACCTCTCGATTTCCTTTTTTATTTCCTCCATTTCCCTGACATCTATATCGATGTCTTCGAATATAATTTCCTGGTGGACAGAAACCTTCTGCTGGTTTGCCAGGTGAAGCATGGCGACAAAATACTTTGCAGACTCCAGCTGCTCTTTTCCTTTTGTGATGGTGTAGTAGGTAGTTTTCCTTATTTTTCTTAGCTCCCTGTAGACCCTGTCGACATAGTTGTCTATGTCAAGCTCCAGGAGCTTTTTTATGTTCTCGATTTTGTGCTCCTTGTTTATGCGTATTTCTTCTTTTACCTGCGTGTCCTTTACAATCTTTCCAAGGGCGTAAGTAAGCTCTTCGAAGGTGATGTTTCGCACAGGTATTCTCTTGATAGGCATTTCAAGCAGGTTGATGCCGTTTATGTCAAGAACTTCCGGGATTCTTTCCTGGACCGGCTTTTCCATAAGCGTTTCTGACTTCATCCTGAGAAGGACTGCTGAGATGAGTATAAACCTTGCCGGAATCCTGAAGTTTATGGTCTCAAGCTTTGAAAGGTGCTCTACAAGGGCTTCGGAAAGCACCACAATGTTTATGTTCCAGAGGTCCATGCCTTTTTCGAGCACTATTTCTTTCAGGGCGGACTCCCAGTCGGAACCATTGACTATCAAATCCAGAACTTTGTCCATAATCAAACATATTTGTATTTTTATGCCATGCTTCTGCGCCGTCTGAGCATTTTTGAATATTCCTAATATATAATATACCTTTATGGACCTCCTCGAATGCCTTAACTTTCTGAAGGATAACGGAATCAGCATAGCGAGCACTAAGCATGTGCGGGGCATGCCTGAGGAGTTTCCTGTAGTGCTCAAGGCAAATGTTTTGGAGCACAAGTCTGAACAGAACCTGGTGCGGATTATACACTGCCCTGGGGAGTTTGGCGAGGCGTGGCACAAGATGGGAAAAACCCAGGACATACTGGTTCAGGAGAGGGTTTCCGGCATAGAGCTGATACTTGGAATACATACGGATGAGACCTTTGGCAAGGTGATAATGGCTGGGGCAGGAGGCATATTTACCCAGGTCATGATGGACGTTTCCTTCCGTGCAGTCCCGCTAACAAGGCAGGATGCCTCAGAGATGATAAAAGAGCTTAGGATTTACGAGGTCCTGAAGGGCTTTCGGGGCAAAAGCTATGACTTGTCCCTCGTGGAGGACGCGATACTGAAGCTTTCAGAAATCGCAGAAAACCACCCTGAGATTAGCAGCCTGGACATTAACCCCTTCATAATCAATGACCGACGGGGCGTGGCAGTTGACTGCAGGATATTTTGAAAGCCCTACTGTTGTAGTGCTATTGTCACGCTCTTTGGTATATTAATAAGCCACCGGAAGGGAGTTTATTATGGCAAAGGCGGTAACTCGGGAAGATGTACTGGATAGGGTAGCCCTTTTTGGCTTTCCTAGGGTTTCTGGTTTCAGGGAGCCGTTTCCTGTAAGAGAGGGGCTTGGTTTTGTTTTACCCCGGTATGTGGAATATGCTCCCAGGTATGTGGCAGCGGGAGACGACGTGCTTCAGACGCCAGGTTGCGCCTTGGAGCTTTATCCTGACCTGTCGGGTACCAGGCCTGAATGGTACCCTTATGGATTTGACTTTGCCGGTTTGAAGGAGGACAAGTTTCCAAAGGGAAGCGATTTTGATTATGATGTTATTGGTGTGGGAGTA
It encodes:
- a CDS encoding acetate--CoA ligase family protein, translating into MDLLECLNFLKDNGISIASTKHVRGMPEEFPVVLKANVLEHKSEQNLVRIIHCPGEFGEAWHKMGKTQDILVQERVSGIELILGIHTDETFGKVIMAGAGGIFTQVMMDVSFRAVPLTRQDASEMIKELRIYEVLKGFRGKSYDLSLVEDAILKLSEIAENHPEISSLDINPFIINDRRGVAVDCRIF